In a single window of the Trichoderma breve strain T069 chromosome 6, whole genome shotgun sequence genome:
- a CDS encoding exocyst complex component sec10 domain-containing protein, with amino-acid sequence MYRSGGSGPRNRTSILGVLKATELDARSKLPAEIMVTILNYLPVADQLRCARVSHRLREMVYDDTRWVSRLKSMGCWDEREARQRFEESVRRRREAAAAAAAANQANDELRDGFETMTIGTSDPAEDPAAYLDVFKRVKSIRGGARQEYGKIYKALAPFYFDLAKAKSHTDPIVFKAFIDPEQQAQMLANLHKFAGSDWSEGWAVRDAKLTAMMNIFEAAVLREFEQGYEFWDVDGRMHRYAHVLHTLNGAKTGIELFIQKHPLFNDRDMVHNPMDCLNQAFTDDVTLEPSRRFFEQVLLKVNEQASILERIFPDPAVVFWGLTEKVAEDIIAEYTTPMFDEAHERSILSYLKAISGIFEQTMRFFQSLTPPKGPGEEGEIEKRAKQLTLKVFEPHLDLYLQEELDYFTKQAEIEVSQWEKKLSEQDSSLESFYMSNINRSAEKNDFLSSFKKVIMMPVTVLPNFPIGSPFAINKPTSSPAVTANGSAALTPQSSRPQTPGLGNEIQGRGTSPMPGAKAPTDELAAKAAIMASKLEGIKSLFSIEVALDLVHKAKSSLGRAAVLIPLGGQVGGEAKEQCANIFIALVRILGQRHVKLGFDMAVDHLSQYNPRDVSDHDQKGVAPLVMFIELVNVGDLISQMIEVFYEQQLAAPKIADKNDFLDPSGLAKKKFEQMLDESVAAGLNKGIDVLMDEVEYLQGTLQQPTDYNPTPRIPLDIGPTPTARRIVDLVRSHTNMLIGTTEKSMLDVFNGEVGQRLFTAICKHLKRQRVSTDGAVKLIADMNLYSDYVRSLRNQDVLPYFAALRELSQIYLIDPGHAKEMATVIADGDRFGGVFRAEEVYEYAQRRADWYQVRRSVERAMYGMDCLVM; translated from the exons ATGTATCGGTCTGGAGGCTCTGGGCCTCGCAACCGGACCAGCATCTTGGGTGTCCTCAAGGCCACCGAGCTCGATGCGCGATCCAAGCTCCCTGCAG AAATCATGGTGACGATCCTCAACTACCTGCCCGTGGCCGACCAGTTGCGCTGTGCCCGCGTTTCCCACCGTTTGCGAGAGATGGTATACGATGACACTCGTTGGGTATCACGACTGAAGAGTATGGGATGCTGGGACGAGCGAGAGGCTAGACAGAGGTTTGAAGAGTCGGTCAGGCGTaggcgagaagctgctgctgctgcggcggccGCAAACCAGGCCAacgatg AACTGAGAGACGGGTTCGAGACCATGACAATTGGGACAAGCGATCCTGCTGAGGACCCCGCGGCGTACCTCGATGTTTTCAAGCGCGTCAAGAGCATCAGAGGCGGGGCAAGGCAGGAGTATGGCAAAATCTACAAAGCTCTCGCGCCCTTCTACTTTGATCTGGCCAAGGCAAAATCGCACACGGACCCGATCGTGTTCAAAGCCTTTATAGATCCCGAGCAGCAGGCGCAGATGCTGGCCAACCTGCACAAATTCGCGGGGAGCGATTGGTCTGAGGGATGGGCCGTCAGAGATGCGAAGCTGACGGCAATGATGAACATCTTCGAGGCCGCTGTTCTGCGAGAGTTTGAGCAGGGCTACGAATTCTGGGATGTGGACGGGCGCATGCATCGATACGCTCATGTTTTGCACACGCTCAATGGCGCCAAGACTGGAATCGAGCTCTTTATACAGAAGCATCCCCTCTTTAATGACCGTGACATGGTGCACAATCCAATGGACTGCTTGAACCAGGCATTTACAGACGATGTGACCCTGGAGCCATCACGTCGCTTCTTTGAGCAGGTGCTCCTCAAGGTCAACGAGCAAGCGAGCATTCTGGAACGAATATTTCCCGATCCCGCCGTTGTGTTTTGGGGGCTCACTGAAAAGGTCGCGGAGGACATTATTGCCGAATACACAACTCCCATGTTTGACGAGGCGCACGAGCGCAGCATTCTTTCCTACCTCAAGGCCATTTCCGGCATATTCGAGCAGACGATGAGATTCTTCCAATCACTTACACCTCCCAAAGGGCCTGGGGAGGAAGGAGAAATAGAGAAGCGTGCCAAGCAGCTGACGTTGAAGGTGTTTGAGCCGCACCTCGATTTATATCtgcaggaggagctggattACTTCACTAAACAGGCGGAAATAGAGGTCTCCcagtgggagaagaagctctccgaACAAGACTCATCTTTGGAGTCATTTTATATGTCCAACATTAACCGTTCTGCTGAGAAGAACGacttcttgagctctttCAAGAAGGTTATTATGATGCCCGTCACAGTTCTACCCAATTTCCCCATTGGCTCCCCATTTGCGATTAACAAACCCACATCCTCGCCCGCGGTTACTGCGAATGGTTCTGCAGCCTTGACCCCTCAGTCTTCACGACCACAAACTCCAGGATTGGGCAATGAAATCCAAGGACGGGGTACCAGTCCCATGCCTGGGGCGAAAGCTCCGACTGATGAGCTTgcagccaaagcagccatAATGGCCTCCAAGTTGGAAGGCATAAAGTCTTTGTTCAGCATCGAAGTAGCTCTAGATTTGGTGCACAAGGCCAAGAGTAGCCTTGGGCGAGCCGCGGTGCTTATTCCCTTAGGCGGGCaggttggaggagaagccaagGAGCAATGCGCCAACATATTCATTGCGCTCGTTCGTATCCTCGGACAGCGGCACGTCAAATTAGGCTTTGACATGGCTGTAGATCACTTGTCTCAGTACAATCCGAGAGATGTCAGCGATCATGACCAAAAAGGCGTGGCGCCGTTGGTGATGTTTATTGAGCTGGTCAATGTGGGCGATCTTATATCCCAGATGATTGAAGTCTTTtacgagcagcagctcgcaGCGCCAAAGATTGCCGACAAGAACGACTTTTTGGATCCCTCCGGCCtagccaagaagaagtttgagCAGATGCTCGATGAAAGCGTGGCGGCTGGGTTGAACAAGGGCATTGACGTTCTCATGGATGAGGTCGAATACCTCCAGGGAACTCTGCAGCAGCCCACAGACTACAACCCTACCCCCCGCATACCA CTGGATATCGGGCCGACGCCCACGGCTCGTCGCATTGTCGACCTCGTCAGATCACACACCAACATGCTCATTGGCACGACGGAGAAGTCGATGCTCGACGTCTTCAACGGCGAAGTTGGCCAGCGGCTCTTTACGGCGATATGCAAACACCTCAAGAGACAGCGTGTCAGCACCGACGGCGCTGTCAAGCTCATTGCCGACATGAATCTGTATTCCGACTATGTAAGGTCGCTCCGGAATCAGGATGTGCTGCCGTACTTTGCCGCGCTGCGCGAGTTAAGCCAGATTTACCTTATTGATCCGGGCCATGCCAAAGAAATGGCTACGGTGATTGCGGATGGAGATCGGTTTGGCGGCGTGTTTCGTGCGGAGGaggtgtacgagtatgcgcAGCGTAGGGCGGATTGGTATCAGGTCAGGAGGAGCGTCGAGAGGGCAATGTACGGAATGGACTGCTTGGTCATGTAA
- a CDS encoding protein kinase domain-containing protein, whose amino-acid sequence MALSPVVTTTSSASNPQLENIQTLRPVSSPLKNLASGSGQTSSNGTPKPALAPAPASTGQTLPPTLDLAEQMNEEEKRKYVKGKKLGEGTYAVVFLGHLRSNPATRVAIKKIKVQKEYTEGMAPDAVRELKHLQELQHPNIISLLSVFSSKDQNLNLVLEYLPLGDLEMLIRDTDNVRYGAADIKAWMGMLTRAVWFCHENFVLHRDIKPNNLLIAADGEVKLADFGLARSFADPHRHMTSNVITRWYRPPELLFGARYYSGAVDVWSVGTVFAELILRAPYMPGNNELDQIKMICESIGTPTEDNWPGVTRLPEYTVPGQHPTRGRDWYEMRFGIVGTDGVDLLIKTLALNPQKRITAREMLKHRWWHSEPKPTRKDDLPRKDSGAGEDKMGMDLKRRPGMVADDDRGAKVARKLDFGQR is encoded by the coding sequence ATGGCGCTCTCTCCAGTCGTCACGACCACCTCATCTGCTTCAAACCCACAGCTCGAGAATATCCAGACGCTACGGCCCGTCTCCTCGCCTCTCAAGAACCTCGCATCCGGCTCCGGCCAAACCTCATCCAATGGAACCCCCAAGCCCGCCCTCGCGCCCGCGCCCGCCTCAACAGGCCAAACGTTGCCTCCGACGCTCGACCTCGCCGAGCAGAtgaatgaggaggagaagcgcaaatacgtcaagggcaagaagctcgGTGAAGGTACCTAcgccgtcgtcttcctcggccACCTGCGCTCCAACCCGGCGACGCGCGtcgccatcaagaagatcaaggtgCAGAAGGAATACACCGAGGGCATGGCCCCCGACGCGGTGCGCGAACTCAAGCACCTGcaggagctgcagcatccaaACATCATCTCGctcctctccgtcttctcctccaaggaCCAGAATCTCAACCTGGTGCTCGAGTACCTCCCGCTCGGCGACCTCGAAATGCTCATCCGCGACACCGACAACGTCCGCTACGGCGCCGCCGACATCAAGGCCTGGATGGGCATGCTCACTCGCGCCGTGTGGTTCTGCCACGAGAACTTTGTCCTGCACCGCGATATCAAACCCAACAACTTGCTCATTGCTGCCGACGGCGAGGTCAAGCTTGCCGATTTCGGTCTCGCGCGGAGCTTCGCCGACCCCCATCGCCACATGACTTCCAACGTCATCACCCGCTGGTACCGCCCGCCTGAGCTGCTCTTCGGCGCCCGATACTACAGCGGTGCGGTCGACGTTTGGTCCGTCGGCACCGTCTTCGCAGAGCTCATCCTTCGCGCGCCCTACATGCCCGGCAACAACGAGCTTGACCAGATCAAGATGATCTGCGAGTCCATCGGCACACCCACAGAGGACAACTGGCCTGGCGTCACCCGGCTGCCAGAGTACACCGTGCCCGGCCAGCACCCCACGCGCGGAAGGGACTGGTACGAGATGCGGTTCGGCATCGTAGGCACCGACGGCGTCGATCTGCTCATCAAGACGCTCGCCCTGAACCCGCAGAAACGCATCACCGCGCGAGAGATGCTGAAGCACCGCTGGTGGCATTCCGAGCCCAAGCCCACGCGCAAGGACGACCTGCCCCGGAAGGACAGCGGCGCTGGGGAGGATAAGATGGGCATGGACCTGAAACGGCGTCCTGGAATGGTGGCTGACGACGATAGGGGTGCCAAGGTGGCCCGCAAGCTGGACTTTGGCCAGAGGTAG
- a CDS encoding RFX DNA-binding domain-containing protein: protein MEQDNSATRAAAKARKRPLSRASTTSIHSAATQSNLDQTAFAEASSLYTGQWIPSEHHGHSKDMGAAPQMSPEDMILQAATHMQSSNHDFSMDGSMGPAMAHHMQYQQHHTMTRHPLPAEQYGANASFTEGDSQMLDREENEDGDSMTGAAGAVKTATRSSANNELEMRHLYSANRHRSLQDVARELHGNERGPNSERTRQVFAMLWINSVCSKGKGSVPRGRVYANYASRCATERITVLNPASFGKLVRVLFPGLKTRRLGVRGESKYHYVNFALAEDQPEAKEPQPQPPRALPEAAAALSQSLSSSVPTQPGNNNVRRDVLPSPQTATQTQINPLPTKSSNRSHSLYNHPDLSNIDNVNATSNKTELQLAFPPPDESAFEQSEPIALPPIESYLPHGTDPDAAKSLSALYRSHCTSLVECIRYCREKTFFHLYTSFQGTLTMPVQKLFGHPALAPWIEGCDIALYQRMMRIVSGLTLQVVPKPVLDTLRNISERLVPHIRDSFQGQPQHVITAKESPAAIFAGLLDRALRVNLTAHAAANMLSNPANRDQMYVDWITMIRARKIAECVPTRGMDDVVTLLVTEIRDLLDPANVPWEVECLTIYGDVVTRSGRQAEADAGVDTSGQNVLDRWVNFLQSLPAKFPYASHADIVWCVERVGTAVMRDLTLAQGKSFGSWWVTKTWVDEMTCFLAEQGGFMKESAKAPIPAAEPQSQVSSKPTSRQVSRYSSGSDDVSVAHVSHTQPGRAPFPPPNNTNSAPMIADSHDDSGIGIRTPEEDFPMDKFTFAGAEGQGLELAAGASL, encoded by the exons ATGGAACAGG ACAATTCAGCGACACGCGcagcggccaaggccaggAAGCGGCCTCTCTCCCGCGCTTCCACGACGTCGATTCACAGCGCCGCTACCCAGTCCAATCTCGACCAAACCGCCTTCGCCGAGGCCTCATCTCTCTATACTGGTCAATGGATCCCCAGTGAGCACCACGGTCACTCGAAAGACATGGGCGCCGCACCGCAAATGTCCCCTGAAGACATGATCCTGCAGGCGGCGACCCACATGCAGTCCTCGAACCACGACTTCTCCATGGACGGATCCATGGGACCTGCCATGGCCCATCACATGCAatatcaacaacatcacacAATGACGAGGCATCCGCTGCCTGCCGAGCAGTACGGCGCCAATGCGAGCTTCACCGAGGGCGACAGTCAGATGTTGGATCGCGAAGAGAACGAGGACGGCGACTCCATGACGGGGGCCGCCGGTGCCGTCAAGACGGCCACGAGATCTAGTGCAAACAACGAGCTGGAAATGAGGCACCTCTACAGCGCGAACCGGCATCGCAGTCTCCAGGATGTGGCACGTGAACTGCATGGAAACGAGCGAGGGCCCAACTCAGAGCGCACCCGCCAGGTTTTTGCCATGTTGTG GATCAATTCAGTCTGTTCCAAAGGAAAGGGCTCCGTTCCTCGCGGCCGAGTGTATGCCAACTATGCCTCACGATGCGCTACCGAAAGAATTACAGTTTTGAACCCAGCCAGCTTCGGAAAGTTGGTCAGGGTTCTCTTCCCCGGCCTCAAGACACGCCGTCTTGGAGTTCGAGGAGAATCAAAATACCACTACGTTAACTTCGCCCTCGCTGAGGATCAGCCAGAAGCGAAggagccgcagccgcagccgccgaGGGCGCtcccagaagcagcagcagccctttCTCAGAGCCTTAG ctccagcgtccCAACACAGCCTGGTAATAACAATGTTCGCCGGGATGTCCTACCCTCGCCTCAAACAGCCACACAAACTCAAATCAACCCCCTACCGACCAAGTCATCAAACAGATCCCACAGCCTCTATAACCACCCCGACCTCAGCAACATTGATAACGTGAACGCTACATCCAACAAGacggagctgcagctggcgTTTCCGCCCCCTGATGAGAGCGCGTTCGAACAATCCGAGCCAATTGCGCTACCTCCGATTGAATCCTATCTACCTCATGGAACCGACCCCGATGCAGCCAAATCGTTGTCTGCTTTGTACCGATCACACTGCACATCCTTGGTAGAGTGCATTCGATACTGCCGTGAAAAGACGTTCTTCCACCTATACACGTCTTTCCAGGGCACACTGACCATGCCCGTCCAGAAGTTGTTTGGACACCCCGCCCTTGCCCCGTGGATTGAGGGATGCGACATTGCGCTATACCAACGCATGATGCGCATCGTCTCTGGCTTGACTCTTCAAGTCGTTCCCAAGCCAGTTCTCGATACACTCCGCAACATTTCCGAGAGATTAGTGCCCCATATTCGAGACTCATTTCAAGGCCAACCACAGCACGTTATTACGGCCAAGGAATCGCCAGCTGCCATTTTTGCAGGCCTGTTGGATCGTGCCCTGCGTGTCAATCTGACGGCACATGCTGCAGCCAACATGCTTTCAAACCCGGCCAATCGCGATCAAATGTATGTCGACTGGATCACCATGATTCGCGCTCGCAAGATTGCCGAGTGCGTTCCAACCCGCGGCATGGACGACGTCGTCACCTTGCTCGTGACTGAAATTAGAGATTTGCTAGATCCGGCAAATGTTCCTTGGGAGGTTGAATGTCTAACAATCTATGGGGACGTGGTTACACGCAGTGGTCGCCAAGCGGAGGCCGATGCTGGCGTCGACACATCGGGTCAGAACGTCTTGGACAGATGGGTCAATTTCTTGCAAAGCCTGCCAGCAAAGTTCCCTTACGCATCACATGCAGATATTGTGTGGTGTGTTGAAAGAGTTGGAACCGCCGTCATGCGAGATCTCACATTAGCCCAAGGTAAGAGCTTTGGCTCCTGGTGGGTGACAAAGACGTGGGTGGATGAAATGACGTGCTTCCTGGCCGAGCAAGGCGGATTCATGAAGGAAAGTGCCAAAGCTCCCATACCGGCAGCAGAACCTCAGTCTCAGGTCTCCAGCAAGCCCACCAGCAGACAGGTTTCTCGATACAGCAGTGGCAGCGACGACGTGAGCGTAGCCCATGTATCACACACGCAGCCGGGCCGAGCGCCGTTTCCACCACCAAACAATACCAACTCGGCCCCGATGATTGCCGATTCCCATGATGATAGTGGCATAGGAATTCGGACTCCCGAGGAAGATTTTCCCATGGACAAGTTTACTTTCGCAGGAGCAGAAGGCCaggggctggagctggccgcGGGTGCAAGCTTATAG
- a CDS encoding amino acid kinase family domain-containing protein: MGSATCDNSSDLGWVVQKFGGTSVGKFPDKIARDIVKANLSRNRVVVVCSARSTGKKAEGTTSRLLAVYTKLKNIATPISSEEKQQELIEQAAGLIQDVCNDHVSATVTFVQDPELRDALVAKLKAECQELIEYIMATKRFNLEINSRSKDRVISFGEKLSCLFMTTLLKDSGVDAEYVDLSDVLHNDTPSPSLDAGFYKLAVSRFLKKLTACEHRVPVVTGFFGNVPGSLIDGDIGRGYTDLCAALCAVGLKADELQIWKEVDGIFTADPSKVPTARLLPSITPSEAAELTFYGSEVIHHLTMDQVIRAHPPIPIRIKNVKNPRGNGTVVIPDPILSAAQQLHRSRPSQRALFKNPRRPTAVTIKDQISVINVHSNKRSISHGFFARVFSILDKQSISVDLISTSEVHVSMAIHADGIRSEAFETAKRDLAECGDVSILTDMAILSLVGADMKNMVGVAGRMFSTLGEHNVNLEMISQGASEINISCVIDARDATRAMNVLHTHLFTFLD, translated from the exons atggGCAGCGCGACATGTGATAATTCGTCCGACCTGGGCTGGGTGGTTCAGAAGTTTGGCGGCACGAGTGTCGGAAAATTCCCAGACAAG ATTGCTCGTGATATTGTCAA GGCCAATCTTTCGCGGAACCGAGTCGTTGTTGTATGCTCCGCTCGAAGCACGGGCAAGAAGGCCGAGGGCACCACTAGTCG GCTACTTGCTGTCTACACAAAACTCAAGAACATTGCTACGCCCATCAGCTccgaggagaagcagcaggagtTGATTGAGCAGGCTGCAGGGCTCATCCAAGATGTTTGCAACGATCACGTCTCCGCCACTGTGACGTTTGTCCAGGATCCGGAGTTGAGAGATGCCTTGGtagccaagctcaaggcagAATGCCAGGAGTTGATTGAGTACATCATGGCCACCAAGAGATTCAACCTTGAAATCAACTCAAGATCAAAAGACCGTGTCATCAGCTTCGGCGAGAAGCTCAGCTGCTTGTTTATGACTACATTGTTGAAAGATTCAGGAGTTGACGCTGAATACGTGGACCTGTCAGATGTCTTGCATAATGACACCCCTTCTCCATCCCTGGATGCCGGCTTTTACAAGCTGGCGGTAAGCAGAtttctcaagaagctcaCCGCGTGCGAGCACCGGGTCCCGGTCGTCACGGGCTTCTTTGGAAACGTCCCTGGCAGCTTGATTGATGGAGATATTGGTCGCGGCTACACAGATCTCTGCGCGGCCCTTTGCGCCGTGGGATTGAAAGCGGACGAGCTGCAGATCTGGAAGGAAGTAGACGGCATCTTTACGGCAGACCCTTCAAAGGTCCCCACAGCTCGATTGCTGCCATCCATCACGCCGTCAGAGGCCGCTGAATTGACGTTTTACGGTTCCGAGGTCATCCACCACCTTACCATGGACCAGGTCATTCGGGCTCATCCTCCCATCCCTATCCGCATCAAGAACGTTAAGAATCCTCGCGGAAACGGCACAGTGGTGATCCCAGACCCGATTCTGTCGGCGGcacagcagctgcatcgaTCACGACCTTCTCAACGGGCCCTGTTCAAGAATCCCAGGCGCCCAACTGCCGTCACAATCAAGGATCAGATCAGCGTCATCAACGTCCACTCAAACAAAAGGTCCATTTCACACGGCTTCTTCGCCCGCGTGTTttccatcctcgacaagcaGTCCATCTCCGTGGATCTCATCTCTACGAGTGAGGTACACGTCTCGATGGCCATCCACGCTGATGGAATTCGATCGGAGGCGTTTGAGACTGCGAAGCGGGACTTGGCGGAGTGTGGAGATGTCAGCATTCTAACAGACATGGCTATTTTGAGTCTAGTTGGGGCAGACATGAAGAACATGGTTGGCGTTGCTGGGCGCATGTTTTCGACACTCGGAGAGCACAATGTCAATCTCGAGATGATTTCTCAAG GGGCGAGTGAAATTAACATTTCTTGTGTCATTGACGCTCGCGATGCCACGAGAGCCATGAATGTTTTGCATACCCATTTGTTCACATTCCTGGATTAG